One genomic window of Bartonella sp. HY038 includes the following:
- a CDS encoding XRE family transcriptional regulator, producing the protein MTNMEQLRKIIAARLQALNIGAVEAATKVGLEKGYIRDFLSGRKKSFRNDKFAQLAQALELDMAELLEASTPEQAARLSLDAPNAKIVGPIHFDTSRKIPIYGQAVAGVDGEFLLNGNVLYDVICPPQLCDVKDAYGVVVSGDSMSPRYEDGEVVFLNPQRRVKQGDYVVAQIQMDEFSTPHAFVKRFVRHNAQELVLSQFNPPKELRFPHAQVVSVHFIAVAGEL; encoded by the coding sequence ATGACAAATATGGAACAATTACGTAAAATTATTGCAGCACGCTTGCAAGCGCTCAATATCGGTGCAGTTGAAGCTGCCACCAAGGTTGGGCTTGAAAAAGGCTATATTCGAGATTTCCTATCGGGGCGTAAAAAATCCTTTAGGAACGATAAATTTGCGCAATTAGCCCAAGCGCTTGAGTTAGATATGGCAGAGCTTTTAGAGGCAAGCACACCAGAGCAAGCCGCGAGGCTTAGCCTTGACGCGCCCAATGCTAAAATAGTGGGTCCCATCCATTTTGATACAAGCCGCAAAATTCCTATTTATGGCCAAGCGGTTGCAGGGGTTGATGGAGAGTTTTTGCTCAATGGCAACGTGCTTTATGATGTTATATGCCCACCACAATTATGTGATGTAAAAGATGCTTATGGCGTTGTGGTGAGTGGAGACTCTATGTCGCCGCGCTATGAAGATGGTGAGGTGGTTTTTCTCAACCCGCAAAGGCGTGTAAAGCAAGGCGATTATGTGGTGGCGCAAATCCAAATGGATGAATTTTCAACCCCTCATGCTTTTGTCAAACGTTTTGTGCGCCACAATGCGCAAGAATTGGTGCTATCACAATTTAATCCGCCAAAGGAATTGCGGTTTCCTCATGCCCAAGTGGTTTCCGTGCATTTTATTGCTGTTGCAGGCGAATTGTAA
- a CDS encoding DnaB-like helicase C-terminal domain-containing protein, producing the protein MAEFSNASVNQNAFIPEIEQDLLGGCLLETECFIKASAILSADNFIEPLHQSVFNAMQRGFDTYQSTTLPIIVKGCPQGVEEQLKARGFVNWAEYLVRLTMSTITRPGSVEERAMRVLEQWGRVQLSDHAQNIAIAAQDPLASLQGLVSSTVAAFDDILVKCRKSTSSNARTSLSRAMQSAFIAARKAASSNHGLTGLNWGLVDLNAITGGIQKRDLILIGARPSMGKTTFATAIARAVAKSGKHGVGIISLEMDKDKLAARMASDIAFDKRMDIPYTHIINGKIALNDLEQMEEICQAIGNLPILIDDQSGITIAQIRAKVEAMKAEFIKGGAELSVLIIDHLGLIRASNRYSGNRNNEIAEMTATLKAIARDFDIAVVVLSQLNREVEKRGDKRPQLSDLRDSGAIEQDADTIMFLHREAYYLDREKYADFDKESARVERLIDTQNTMEIIVAKQRNGPLKTIGVFADMACAAIRNGARP; encoded by the coding sequence ATGGCCGAATTTTCAAATGCATCGGTTAATCAAAACGCTTTTATACCCGAAATCGAGCAAGATTTGCTTGGTGGTTGCCTGTTGGAAACAGAATGTTTCATCAAGGCATCGGCTATTTTATCGGCTGATAATTTTATTGAGCCACTGCATCAAAGTGTTTTTAATGCCATGCAGCGCGGCTTTGATACCTATCAATCAACCACCTTGCCAATTATTGTAAAAGGCTGCCCGCAAGGGGTTGAAGAACAATTAAAAGCGCGTGGCTTTGTTAATTGGGCAGAATATTTGGTGCGCCTTACCATGAGCACCATTACCCGTCCTGGGAGTGTTGAAGAACGGGCAATGCGCGTGCTTGAACAATGGGGCAGGGTGCAATTATCCGATCACGCGCAAAATATCGCTATTGCTGCACAAGACCCGTTAGCATCGCTTCAAGGGCTTGTTTCTTCAACTGTTGCAGCCTTTGATGATATTTTGGTAAAATGCCGTAAATCCACCAGCAGCAATGCTAGAACATCCCTTTCACGCGCCATGCAAAGTGCTTTTATTGCTGCAAGAAAAGCAGCAAGCTCTAACCATGGTTTAACGGGTTTAAATTGGGGGCTTGTTGATTTAAATGCGATTACCGGTGGTATTCAAAAACGTGATTTAATTTTAATTGGTGCGCGCCCATCGATGGGTAAAACCACTTTTGCCACCGCTATTGCCCGTGCGGTTGCTAAATCTGGCAAGCATGGCGTTGGTATTATTTCGCTTGAAATGGATAAGGATAAGCTAGCGGCGCGTATGGCAAGCGATATTGCTTTTGATAAGCGCATGGATATTCCCTACACCCATATTATCAATGGCAAAATTGCCCTTAATGATTTGGAGCAAATGGAAGAAATTTGCCAAGCTATTGGTAATTTGCCGATTTTGATTGATGATCAATCAGGCATTACCATTGCACAAATCCGCGCCAAGGTTGAAGCGATGAAAGCTGAATTTATCAAAGGCGGCGCTGAATTATCGGTGTTGATTATTGACCATTTGGGGCTTATTCGCGCGAGCAACCGCTATAGCGGCAACCGCAATAATGAAATTGCCGAAATGACCGCAACCTTAAAAGCCATTGCCCGCGATTTTGATATTGCTGTGGTGGTGCTATCGCAGCTTAACCGCGAGGTGGAAAAGCGCGGTGATAAACGCCCTCAACTATCCGATTTGCGCGATTCTGGTGCCATTGAGCAAGATGCTGATACGATTATGTTTTTGCATCGTGAAGCCTATTATCTTGACCGCGAAAAATATGCCGATTTTGACAAGGAAAGTGCGCGTGTCGAGCGCTTAATTGACACGCAAAATACAATGGAAATTATTGTGGCCAAACAGCGCAATGGCCCGTTGAAAACCATTGGGGTTTTTGCCGATATGGCATGTGCAGCAATTAGAAATGGAGCAAGACCATGA